The Mycolicibacterium parafortuitum nucleotide sequence CCGATTCGATCGTGGCGATCGCCGGCGATCTCACCCACCGCACAGTCGGCGGACCGATGACCGATCTCCTTCTCGGTCTCATCCGTCGCGGCACCACCCAGGACCTGATCAACTACCGCACGAACAACCCTGACGGACGGCCGATCCGGTCCTCGACGCTGTTCCTTCGCGACGCCGACGGTGTCGCGGTCGGGTGCCTGTGCGTGAACAGCGAGTTGTCCGTGACGGTCTCGGAGAACGTCGCGGCTCAGGACGAGAGCTTCCCCCCTGACGTGGACAGCTTGCAGCAGTTCCTGGTGGACCGGGCGATATCGAAGGTCGGAGTGCAGCCCTCGGAGATGAAGAAGCAGCAGAAGGCCGCCGTGGTGCGCGAGCTCGACGACGCGGGCTTCTTTCTCATCCGGGACTCCGTCGACCACGTCGCCGGGCGCTTGGACGTGACGCGCTACACGATCTACAACTACCTCAACGAGATTCGGGGCTGACCTGAGGAGCGTACGGGCGCGCCAGCTCGAGCCATCTTTCGAGGTCCGGGGAGGTCTCGTATTCCGAGTCCAACAGGTACAGGCTGGGCGCGGGGCAACTCGCGCCGATCTCCACGAGGACCGGACGCAACGTGAGTTCGGGTGCCAGCGCATGGGTGGGCGCGCCGCCCAGCATCACCGCGAAGGTGGTCTTCTGGCCCAGCTCGCCCGCGCCGAACTGGTCGAGGAACAGCTTGAGTAGTCCGGTGTAGGTGCCTTTGAAGGTGGGGGAGGCGACCACGAGGAAATCGGCGGCGAGCACGGTGGCCTTGGCGCGCGCGACCTCCGGGTCGCCCCAGCCGAGCAGACCGGCGCCGAGGTCGATGACGTCGATCACCGCCTCGGGTGGGCGCCCGCCGAGCTTCTCGGCGATCAGCTCCGCCGCCGCCCTGGTCCTGGACTTCGGCTTCGGATTACCCACCACCACAACGGGCATGCCGTCCCCTCTCTTCACGTGGCACGAGGGTACTCAACCCGTTGTGCGGCAACGGCGCTCCGGTTGCGCTCACGCTGAGGAAATCGGTACGTCAAGAAGTCCCTCGGGGTCGATCAGGGAGACCTCATGGCCGTCGAGGGTGAGCCGACGGACGATCTCGAGCAGCATCCGGCGTGCGACGTCGTCGATCGAATACGCCATCGTCAGATCCAGTTTCACGTGATGTTCTGCCGGCGCGGTATCGGTGACTTCGCGAATCACCCGCTCGGCGCCGGCGAAGCGGATTCCGCCCTGCAGCTGGATCACCCGGACCGCATCGGGTCCCTCGCCGACGGCGTGATTGGACCGCACGACCGCGCGACTGGCGGCCGGGATCTCCATCACGTGCAAACCCATGTCCGACGAGAACCGCCCGAACAGCCCCACGCCGCGCACGCTGTTGCCATGGACGTCCAATCGCGGTGAGAACGTGGCGATCCCGATCTGCCCTGGCAGCGCACCGATCAGGCCACCGGCGACCCCGCTTTTGGCCGGGATACCGACCTGGGTCGCCCAGTCACCGGCGGCGTCGTACATTCCACAGCTGAACATCACACTGAGCACCTGACGCACCACCGGTTCGGGCACCACGCGCTCCCCGGAGACCGGATTCACGCCGTGGTTGGCCAGGGTGGCGGCCATCACCGCCAAATCGAGCGTCGTGACGAGCAGGGAACACTGCCGGGTATACCCCTCGACGACGGCGGCGGGGTCCTCGGTGATCACGTTGTAGCTGCGAAGCATGTGGGCGATGGCCAGGTTGCGATGCGCGTGCTCCAACTCCGAGGCGCACACCGCATCGTCGAACATCAGGCGGCGGCCTGCGAACGCCGAAAGCCCGTCGACCACACGCTCCAGCCGAGCTGTCGCGTCGATACCCTCGGGCCCGACGAGGGAGTGCGCGGTGATCGCGCCCGCGTTGATCATCGGGTTGAGCGGACGCCCGGTGCCCCCTTCGAGGGAGAGTTCGTTGAACGCCTCGCCGGAGGGTTCGACACCGACCTTGGCCAGCACCGCGTCGAAGCCACGGTCGGCGAGCGCAAGCGCGTAGGCGAACGGCTTGGAGATCGACTGGATGGTGAACTCGGTATCGACGTCGCCGACGCCGTAAACCGCACCGTCGACCATCGCGAATGCCGCGCCGAGCCGCTCGGGGTTCGCCGCAGCCAGTTCGGGAATGTAGTCCGCCAGTGCCCCCGAGCTGTCTGACGCGACGTCGCCGAGGGCTTCGGTGAGGTAGTCAGGAATCGGTGACCGCATGGCCCTGCTCACGCACAGTCCGGCTCACGAGGGGAGTGTATCGAGGTTGACGGCGACGCGTAGCGTGTCGGAATGAGCGGAGGCCCATGATGATTTCGCATCCGATCACCATCGACCTGTTCCACGGACTCGCGGAGCTGGAGGACACCGGCCGAGGCTGGCTTGCGCATCGTCTGCCGCGCGCCGCTCGTGCGCGATGCGACGATCCGCAGCTGTTGAGCGCGGAGGCGCAGCCATCGGGTGTGCGGCTGGCAGTGCGCTCGGCCGCGACCGTGATCGAGCTCGACCTTCTGCGCACCCGAGTGGTGCTGACCGGTGTGCCGCCCCGCGCCGACGGTGTCGTGGATCTGCTGATCGACGGTCGGCGGGTTGGGCACGCGGAGGTGTACGGGGGTGATCTGGTGCGTGTCGACCCGCGCACGGGTGCGAGTGAGACGGATTCGGGTGACGTGGCGACCCTGCGCTTCGCCGGGTTACCGCCGCGGGACAAGACGGTGGAGCTTTGGCTGCCCCACTACGAGCGAACCGAGCTGGTCGGCGTGCGCACCGATGCGCCGATCGCGCCCGTGCCGACCGGTCGGCCCACGTGGGTCCACCACGGCAGCTCGATCAGTCAGGGCTCCAATGCGGACAGCCCGAGCACCACCTGGCCGGCGTTGGTGGCCGCTGCCAGAAACCTCGACCTGGTGAATCTCGGGTTCTCCGGCAGCGCCATGCTGGATCCGTTCGTGGCCAGGGTGATTCGCGACCGCCCCGCTGACCTGATCAGCGTGAAGATCGGCATCAACCTGGTGAACGCCGATCTGATGCGCAGGCGTGCGTTCGGTCCCGCTGTACACGGATTCCTCGACACCATCCGTGACGGCCACCCGACGACGCCACTGATCGTCATCGGACCACTGCACTGCCCGATCCACGAGTTCACGCCGGGGCCGGGGAGTTTCGACGTCGAAGCACTCGCGGCGGGCGCCGTGCGCTTCGTGGCGCTGGGTGACCCCGACGACGCCGTCGTGCCGAACGCGGGACTACGTCGACTCACGCTCCGCGGCATACGCGAACAGCTCGCCGAGATCGTGCAGGGGCGACAGGTCGAGGATCCGCACCTGTCCTACGTCGACGGTCTCGATTTGTACGGGCCGGGCGACGAAGCCTCGCATCCGTTGCCTGACAACCTGCACCCCGATGCCACCACTCATCGGCTGATCGCCGAGCGGTTCGGCGCGGTCCTCGGGGCGCTGTCGCGTCGGCGCTAGTGTCCTGAGTCATTAATTATGGTGCAGTAGTTGGCGATACTGGCCAGGATTTGGTCGGCGGTCTTGGTCCAGACGTAGGGCCGGGGGTTGTCGTTCCAGGTAGCGATCCAGGCGCGGATGTCGGCGTTGAGTTGGCGCACCGAAGTGTGGGTGCCGCGTCGCAGTTTCTTGGTGGTCAGCTCGGCGAACCATCGTTCGACGAGGTTGAGCCATGAGGAGCTGGTCGGGGTGAAGTGCAGGACGAAACGGGGATGGTTTGTCAGCCAACGCTTTACCGCTGGCGTCTTGTGGGTGGAGGCGTTGTCGAGCACGACATGACAGTCCAGATCGGCGGGGACTACGGTGTCGATCTTCTTCAGGAACGCCAGGAACTCCTGGGAGCGGTGGCGGGCATGCAGTGAGCCGATGACCTGGCCTGTGGCCAGATCCAATGCCGCGTACAGGCTGGAGGTGCCGTGACGCACGTAGTCGTGGCTTGCCCGCGCCGGGGTGCCCGGCAGCATCGGGAACACCGGTTGGGTGCGGTTGAGCGCCTGGATCTGGGTTTTCTCGTCCACGCACAGCACCACCGCGCGCTCCGGGGGATCCAGGTAGAGACCGACGACGTCGCGGACCTTCTCGGCAAACAGCGGATCTTTGGACAGCTTCCACGAATCCTGTTTGTGCGGCGCCAGTCCGAACGCCCGCCAGACACGGGAGACCATCGACTGGCTCAACCCGAGGTGATCGGCCATCGAGCGGGTCGACCAGTGCGTGGCATCCGGTGGCGTGCTCTCCAATGTCGCGGTGATCAGGTCCTTGATCTTCTCGTCACCGACCACCCGGGGCCGGCCCGGCCGTGGTTCGTCGAGCAGGCCGTCGCACCGGTCGACGACGAACCGGTTGCGCCACCGACGCACCGTGGTGATCGACAACTCCAGCCGTTCGGCGATCTCGGTGTTAGACCCACCGTCTGCTGCCGCCAACACAATTCGCGATCGCATCGCCAGCCCTGCAGCGCCGGTCCGGCGCCGCGCCCATCCCTCCAACTCGGCCCGCTCCTCAGCGGTCAACACAATCTCAGCAGCATGAGGCGTCGGCACAACCCAGTTTAACAACTAGATTGCAATTAATGACTCAGGACACTAGCCCGCGATGCGGTACCTGCGCTCCGGACGGCCCACGCCGTACTGCAGGCGAAGTTCCACGGCACCGACGCTCAGATAGTGCTCCAGATAGCGGCGCGCGCTGACCCTCGATATCCCCACCAGGTCAGCGCATTCGGCGGCCGACACCTCTCCGGCGTCGCGTACGGCGGTCAGCACCAGTTCGCCGGTCTCGGCGCCCAGACCCTTGGGCAGCACCTTGGCCGGCGCCGCGGACGGTCCGCCGAACAACGTGTCGACCAGATGCTGGTCCACACCGTGCGCGGATTGCAGCGCGTCGGCGCGCGAGGCGTAGGCCTCCAGTTTCGATTCGAGCTGCGGAAACTCGAACGGTTTGATCAGGTAGTCGGCGGCGCCGCCGTCGAGCGCACCGCGCACCGTGTCGAGTTCCCGCGCCGCGGTTATCATGATGACGTCGACCCGGTCGCCGCCCGCGCGCAGACGTTGCAGCACGTCCAGTCCCGTCATGTCGGGCAGATAGACATCGAGCAGCAGCAGCTGCGGTCGCAGTTCCCGCGTCGCCGTCAACGCGGCGGCGCCGGTGTGGGCGACACCGACCGCGCGGAAGCCGGCGACCCGGTCGACGAACCTGCGGTGGATCTCGGCGACCATGAAGTCGTCGTCGACGACGAGAACGTCACGCATGGGTGTGCACCGCCTTGAGTTGCACCGTGAAACACGCTCCACTGCCCGGCGCATCGCCGACCTCCACCGTGCCCCCGTGCTGGGCGGTCACCAGCCGCACCAGCGCGAGACCGATCCCGCGGCCGCCGGGAACCTCGGGTTTGGACGTGACGCCCCGGGCGAAGATCTCGTCGCGAAGATGTTCGGGGACACCGGGTCCGGTGTCGATCACGCTGATCGTGAGGCCCTCCCGATCGTCGATGCGCACCGTCACCCGGGCCTGCGCCGCGCCGACCGACACATCGACCGCGTTGTCGATCAGGTTGCCCAGCAGCGTGATCACATCGGTGGCCAGCGCCGGGTCCAACGCACCCAGATGCGAGACCGGATCCAGCCGCAGCTCCACGCCGCTCTCAGCGGCCAGCGACGTCTTCGCGATCAACAACGCGGCCACCGCGGGATCGGCGATGCGTTGTGTCACCGCATCGCTGATCTCGGCTCGGCGGCGCGTCAACGTGCCCACCAGATCACGCACCGCATCGTATTCGCCCAGCTGCACCAGCCCGGAGATCGTGTGCAGCTGGTTGGCGAACTCGTGCGTCTGTGCGCGCAGCGTGTCGGTGACGCTCTTGTGCGAGGACAACTGACCCTGCAGCGCAGCGAGTTCCGTGCTGTCACGCATCGTGGTGACCGTTCCGACCTGTCGACCCTGGCTGGTCGCCGGGCGACGGCTCAACGCCAGTACCCGGGTTCGCGTCGCGATCACGGTGTCGTCGACGGCCTGCCCGTCGGCGCCGGACATCAGCAGCGACACCACCGCCGGATCGATCCCGACCTCGTCCACCCGGCGGCCCACCGCGCTGCCGGGTACGCCGAGCAGATCCTGTGCACCGTCGTTGAGCAACGTGATCTCCCCGTCGTCGTTCACCGCGATCACCCCCTCACGGATGCTGTGCAGCAACGCTTCCCGATGATCGGCCAAATTCGCGATCTCGGCGACCTCCAATCCGCGGGTGTGGCGCTTGATCCGGCGCGACAACAGCCACGACGCCACCAGACCCAGTGCAGCGCCCAGCCCGAGGTAGACCAACAGGCTCTCGCCGGCCCCGCTGAGCAGTGCCCATACCGACGGGTACATCTCGCTGACCGACGCGATCGCCAGCACGTCACCGTTGATGGCCAGGATCGGCACCTGCCCGATCAGACTGTGCGTGCCGTCGACGTCGTCGTCGCCGAACCAGGCCCGTCCCTCGTCGGCGCGGCTGGTTCCGAGGTCGACGCGCGTACCGATCCGCGACGGGTCCGACGATGCGCGGACCACCCCGTCGGGCCCGAGGATCTCGGCCAGGCTGGCGCCCGAGAGCGCCACCGCCCGGTCGACCTCCGGGGCGAGGGTCTGGGCGGCGAACGGGTCCTGATAGCGGTCGCGCACGATCGGGGTCGAGGCCATGTTCTCGGCGACCGCGATCATCCGCTGGCCCCTGACCTCGCGGAACTCGGCTTCGGACTGCGTCACCGACACCGCGGCGACCGCCACCAGCACCACCGCGACCACGACCAGCTGGAAGACCAGGAACTGGGCCGCCAGGCTGCGTCCCCGGAGCAGGGCGGCGACCGCGGACCGGGTGTTCTCAATGATCAAAACGTCCTTTGCCTCCACATCGGTGACGTGGGTCACTGTCGGGGTCCAGTATTGCTGAGCATCACAAGTGATTGGGGACGACATGTTCGCAACCTGGCGAGCAAGGGCCCGCGCCGTCGCGGTCCTCGCCGTCATCGCCGCACTGCTGGTCTCGGCCTGCGGGGTGACCCGCGGTGAGCAGACGGGTCTGCACCGTCTGCGGATGATGGTGCCCAACAGCCCCGGTGGCGGATACGACCTCACGGCGCGGACCGCGGTGAAGATCATGGAAGACGAGGACATCACCGGCCGCGTCGAGGTGTTCAACGTGATCGGCGCCGGTGGCACGGTGGCGATGGCGCGGCTGATGAACGAGCGCGGCAACGGCGACCTGATGATGATGATGGGTCTGGGCGTCGTCGGTGCCACCTATACCAACGGGTCTCGGGACCGCGCCTCCGACGCGACCGCGATCGCCAAGATCGTCGAGGAGCAGGAGGGCATCCTCGTTCCCGGCGACTCACCGTTTCGCACGGTGCGCGATTTCGTCGACGCCTGGAAGGCCGACCCGGCCAAGGTGACGATCGGCGGCGGTTCCAGCCCCGGCGGCCCCGACCACCTGTTCCCGATGGAGACCGCCAAGGCCGCCGGGCTCGACCCCACCAAGGTCAACTTCGTGTCCTACGACGGTGGCGGTGATCTGCTGACGGCCCTGCTGGGCAACAAGATCGCCGCGGGGACGTCAGGGCTGGGCGAGTATGTCGACCAGATCGAGTCCGGTCAGGTCCGGGTGCTGGCGGTGTCCGGTCAGGAGCGGGTCGAGGGAATCGACGCCCCCACCCTGACCGAGGCGGGTATCGACCTGACGTTCACCAACTGGCGGGGAGTGCTTGCCCCGCCGGGGATTTCGGATGAGGACCGGGCCACGCTGGTCAAGGTTCTCGAAGAGCTGCATGCCACCGATGCCTGGAAGGAGGCGCTGGTGAAGAACGGTTGGAGCGATGCGTTCATGACCGGGGAACCATTCGAGACTTTCCTGCGTGAGCAGGATCAGCGCGTCGAGACCACGCTGACCGATCTGGGGCTGCTGTGAGCGCCGAACCGGCCGAACCGGCCACTCGCCCCGACTACGCGCAGTACATCGTCTGCGCGGTGATGGTCGCCGTCGGCGCATTCCTGATCGTCGACGCGCTGCGGATCACCGACGGCTTCGCCAAAGTGGATCCCGTTGGGCCACGGCTGTTCCCGATCGTCATCGGGGTGGGGCTGCTGGTGATGGCGGTGGTGCTGGCCATCGCGATCCCGCGGGGTTCGCGCGGCGAAGCGGACGCCGGGGAGGACATCGACCCCGACATGCCCAGCGACTGGCGCACGGTAGGGCTGCTGGTCGGCATGTTCGTGATGCTGATCGTGCTCGTCGTGCCGCTCGGGTGGGCGATAGCGGGCGCGTTGTTCTTCGCCGGCTGTGCCACGATCCTGGGCAGCAGACACTACGTGCGCAATCTCGTCATCGGCGCCGTGTTGGCCGTCGGGTCGTTCTACGCGTTCTACTCCGGGCTCGGAATCCCGTTGCCCGCAGGCATTCTGGATGGGATTCTGTAGATGGAGAACTTCGACTGGCTGCTTCAGGGCTTCGCCGAGGCCGCCACCCCGATGAACCTGCTGTACGCGGCGATCGGCGTGCTGCTGGGCACCGCGGTCGGCGTGCTGCCCGGTATCGGTCCCGCGATGACCGTCGCGCTGCTGCTCCCGATCACGTACAACGTCAGCCCCAGCGCGGCGTTCATCATGTTCGCCGGCATCTTCTACGGCGGCATGTACGGCGGGTCCACCACCTCGATCCTGCTCAACACCCCCGGCGAATCTTCCTCGGTGATCACCGCGATCGAAGGCAACAAGATGGCCAAGGCGGGCCGCGCCGCGCAGGCGCTGGCCACCGCGGCAATCGGCTCGTTCGTCGCCGGCTCGATCGGCACCGCCTTGCTGGCGGCTTTCGCGCCCGCCATCTCCCGCTTCGCCGTCACCCTCGGCGCCCCGTCCTACCTGGCGATCATGCTGTTCGCACTCGTCGCTGTCACCGCCGTGCTGGGGTCGTCGAAGATGCGCGGGCTGATCTCGCTGTTGCTCGGCCTGGGTATCGGTGTCGTCGGCATCGATTCGCTGACCGGCCAGCCCCGCGCGACGTTCGGCATCCCGCTGCTCAGTGACGGCATCGACATCGTCGTGATCGCGGTCGCGGTGTTCGCGGTCGGGGAGGCACTCTGGGTGGCCGCGCATCTGCGCCGCCGCCCCGCCGACGTGATCCCGGTCGGGCGGCCGTGGATGAACAAGCAGGACTGGGGCCGGTCGTGGAAGCCGTGGCTGCGCGGCACCGCGTACGGATTCCCGTTCGGCGCGTTGCCGGCCGGCGGGGCCGAGCTGCCGACCTTCCTGAGTTACATCACCGAGAAGAAGTTGTCCAAGCATCCCGAGGAGTTCGGTAAGGGCGCCATCGAAGGCGTCGCCGGGCCCGAGGCCGCCAATAACGCCTCCGCCGCAGGAACTCTGGTGCCGATGCTGTCGCTGGGTCTGCCCACCAACGCGACCGCGGCGGTGATGCTGACCGCGTTCGTGTCCTACGGCATCCAGCCTGGGCCCACGCTGTTCGACAAGGAACCGCTGCTGATCTGGACGCTGATCGCGAGCCTTTTCATCGGCAACTTCCTGCTGCTGGTGCTGAACCTTCCGCTCGCGCCGCTGTGGGCCAAACTGCTGCGCACCCCGCGGCCGTACCTGTACGCGGGCATCCTGTTCTTCGCCACGCTAGGGGCGTTCGCGGTCAACCTGCAGCCGCTGGATCTGGTGCTGCTGCTGGTGTTCGGGCTGATGGGGTTGATGATGCGCCGCTTCGGACTTCCGGTGCTGCCGTTGATCATCGGGGTGATTCTGGGTCCACGCATCGAGCGGCAGCTACGGCAGAGCCTGCAGCTCGGCGGCGGCGAGTGGGGGGGCCTGTTCACCGAGCCGGTCGCGATCGTCACCTATGTGCTGATGGCGCTGCTGTTGCTCGCCCCGCTGGTGCTGCGGTTGATGCACCGCAGCGAGGAGACGCTGCTGGTGGTCGAGGACGACCGGGATCAACGAGAGAAGGCCTCGCACTCATGAGCGGTACCACAATCGTCGTCGGATACACCGCGGACCCGTTCGGGCACGCCGCGCTCGAGCACGCCATCTCGGAGGCCCGGTTGCGCGGCGCCCGCCTGTTGGTCGTCAACGCGACATCGGGGGAGTCCTACGTCGACGCGCGGTTCGCCGGTGCGACCGAGGTGCGCGACGTCGAATCCCGCCTGGCCGAGTGCGGTGTCGCCTACGAGTTGCGCCAGCCGGTCGGGGTGGACCCGGCCGACGAACTGCTCGCCGCGGTGGACAGCTCCGGTGCGGAACTGCTCGTGGTCGGCATCCGGCACCGCAATCCGGTCGGCAAGCTGCTGCTGGGCAGCGTCGCGCAGAAGGTCATCCTCGAATGCCCGAAACCGGTGCTCGCGGTCAAGCCCGACGATACATAGCGCGCCTGTCACATCCCGAGTTTGAGGCCGGCGCCGGCGTCGACGAAGAGCTGTTGCCCGGTGACGAATCGGGATTCGTCGGACGCCAGATACACCACTGCGTGAGAAACGTCCTCGGGCTCGATCCACGGTGTCGGCATGGCCTGCAGCAGCGGGAACACCGGTTCGGCGTCCTCGCGAGTCGGCTCGTCGAGGTCGGGGCGGAACACCTTGTACATGGGCTCGTTGTGCAGCATGTCGGTGTTGACATTGGTGGGGTGCACAGCGTTGATCCGAATGCTGTGCGGTGCCATCGTGAGTGCGAGGGCTTTGGTGTAGTCGCGGATCATCTTCTTGGCCATGCCGTAGCCCGCCCCTCCCGGCCCCTGTGGCCCACCGCCGTTGACGAAGTCTTTCTGGTCGATGAGCCCGGCGATGGATCCCGTGGCGATCACCGACGCGCCAGCGGTGAGATGGTCGAGGCTGACGTGGATGGTGTTGACCACGCCGACGAAGTCGACATCGAAGGCATCGACGAAGCCGCGGAATGGAATGTGGTTTCCCTGTGGGCAGATTCCGGCATTGGCGACCACGACGTGCAGACCGCCGAGCTGCCCGACGGCTTCGTCCAGCGCGACTTTGAGTGCGCTCCGATCGCGGACATCGACCGTGGCGGCCACCGCACGCCGCCCTGTCTTCTCGATGAGATTGACAGTCTCATCAAGGTCTTCCCGCGTGGCCAAGGGGTATTCGTTGGACTCGATGTCCGCACAGATGTCGACAGCGATGATGTCAGCGCCCTCGTCGGCGAGGTGCACCGCGTGGCTTCGCCCCTGGCCGCGGGCCGCGCCGGTGACGAGGGCAACCTTGCCCTTGAGACGATTCATCGGAACTCTCCATTCGGTCGCTCAGGGCTAACGCAACGCATTGGATAATAGAACATCTACTGTTAATGTGTCACACATGCTGACGAGGCGGGTACGCCGGGCACGATGACCATCCTGCATGCGCGGCCGGCAGCTGAATTCTTCAGCGACGCCTGCATTCAAGACCCGTATCCGCTCTACGACCGGTGCCGACGTGGTCTGTGGATGGGACGACGTGAACGACGTCGTCGCCCGACCGGAAGTGTTCTACGAACGAGTTCCGTCTCGACCGACCGAAAGGCAGGGGACACATGTGGTTCGGCAAGGGCGCGCACTTCTGCGTCGGCGCGTCGCTAGCCCGGCTGGAAGCGATGACGGTGCTCCGTACGGTCCTGGCTCGCACCCGGTGGGTCGAGCCCGCCGCAGTGGGGCGCTGGTTGCCCAGCATCCTGGTCCGGCGCCTGGACCGCCTGGAACTCACGTTCGCATGACAATCGCAGACGAGCTGGCAGATTTGGCGGCGCAGGCAGAACTCGCACAAGCCAAGGCGCGCTACTGCCGTCTGCTGGACACCAAAGACTGGTCCGCGCTCGCCGGGTTGATGACCGCAGAGATTCTCTTCGACCTGGACGCCGGAAATCCCTCGTCGGTGCCGATCATGGGACGAGAGAACGTTCTGGCAGCGGTCCGCGCTTCAGTTGCCGATGCGCTCACCGTGCATCAGGTGCACGCCCCCGAGTTCGAGATCGCCGGCGATGAGGCGCAGGTGATATGGGCGGTCCAGGAAAGGGTCGTGTGGGAGAACGGAACCTCGCTGACGGCCTTCGGTCACTACCATGACCGGTGGGTCCGGCTCGACGGCCGTTGGCGCATCGCCGAACTGCGGTTGACGCATCTGATCATGGAGTTCGGCTGACCGTATCGCTCACATCGCCGTGCGGCTGTCCTGACCCATCTCGTGCGGCGCGCGCGTGAAATTGCGCACCATCGCCTGAACTGTGTAGGACGCCGCCAGCGTGCCGTCGCGCGTGTAGACACGCCCGTCGCCCTGGACCAGTCCTCGGCCCGACCAGAAGGCATGGTTGGTGTAGAGCAACCAGTCCTCTATATCGACCTCGTCGTGAAAGGCGATGTCGGCCTTCATGATTCCGGTGGAAAGGGTACGGTGTGCCTGCGCTTCACCGAAGCCCTTGTGCGGCAGCATTCCCGCCGCGATGATCCAGTGTGTCGTGGACTGAGCGAGAAGTGCCTGCCGCAGATACCCCTCATCCGCGCTGTCGCGGAAACGGACCCACGCGTCGATGCGGGGCGGGGCCACGCGGTCGGGATCAGGATCGTAGGCGCCGTCGACCACGCGAATCTCGCGTCCGGTCATGCCGAATCCGGTGAACGGAACGCATTCGTGGGGTGGGGGGACGGACGGCATCGGATCGACGTCGCGCATCACATCGGGTGCGCCGGCATCGGCGAGTACCAGCCCTGCACTGCGGAGAACGCCGTGCTGGCTGATGCGAACCTCGGCAGTGGAAAACGTCCGCCCGTGCCTGAGAAGCTCCACGTCGACATCCAGTGGTGCGGTGAAGGAGGCCGCTTTCAGGAAGGTCATGGACACCGCGGTCACCCGCTGAGATGGGAGAGCCTTGGAGGTGGCGACGATCGCTTGAGCCGCGAGTTGTCCGCCTTCGACGACGTCTCGCTGAGTTGGACCGAGCGCCGGTCCCCTGAACGTCAACGCTTCTGCGGGTACCACATCGATAAGTCGCGCGAGGTCGACGGCATCGCCCCAGAGCGGGAATCGAGCCGGCACCGTCGTTCCGTCCGGCCACCGCTCGAGCACCACGACGGTCAGCGCCGGACTGTGGAATGACACATGCCCGGCGATCGCAGCGACGTCGGGAAGCGGTGTCGGGTAGGACCACGCGACATCGGCCGTGCGTGCTTCGGCGTCGGTCAGGCTCCAGTAGACGGCTTCGCCTTCGACCGGGCAGACGGTCTTCGTCGGCGAGGGGGTCAGGTATTCCCAACGGACGGCATCTTCGGGGAAGTACAGCCGGTCCACGTGATCGGTCTCCGTGAGGAGCAGACAGGCGTCGCTCTCGGCGACCATGCGCTCACCTGCCCACACCTGTGCTGTGTACGGGGCAGGCGAGATGTGCGTCGTCACCGGGAGTTCAGTTCGCTGATGAGTTCGCGGCGTAGTACTTTGCCGGTCGCGTTGGTGGGTAGTTGGTCCCGGAAGATCACCCGGTCGGGGGTGCGGGACCCTCGTAGCTGGGATCGTACGTGGGCGCGTAGCTCTTCGGGGTCGGGCTGGGCGCCGTGGTGGGCGACTACGACGGCGACGATGATCTGGCCCCATTGCGGGTCGTCGGCGCCGACGACGGCACAGTCGCGCACGTGGGGGTGTTCGACGAGGACGTCCTCGATTTCGGCGGGGGCGATGTTCTCTCCGCCGCGGATGATGGTGTCGTCGGAGCGGCCGCCGATGAACAGGTAGCCCTGCTCGTCGAGGTAGGCGACGTCTTTGGTGGGGAACCAGCCGTTTGCGTCGAGCACGGAGCCGATGCCGGTGTATTTGCCCGATACCTGCTCGCCGCGCACGTACAGCTCGCCGGGTTCGTTGGGGCCGAGTACGGTGCCGTCGTCGGCGCGGATCTGGAC carries:
- a CDS encoding mycofactocin-coupled SDR family oxidoreductase is translated as MNRLKGKVALVTGAARGQGRSHAVHLADEGADIIAVDICADIESNEYPLATREDLDETVNLIEKTGRRAVAATVDVRDRSALKVALDEAVGQLGGLHVVVANAGICPQGNHIPFRGFVDAFDVDFVGVVNTIHVSLDHLTAGASVIATGSIAGLIDQKDFVNGGGPQGPGGAGYGMAKKMIRDYTKALALTMAPHSIRINAVHPTNVNTDMLHNEPMYKVFRPDLDEPTREDAEPVFPLLQAMPTPWIEPEDVSHAVVYLASDESRFVTGQQLFVDAGAGLKLGM
- a CDS encoding nuclear transport factor 2 family protein; translation: MTIADELADLAAQAELAQAKARYCRLLDTKDWSALAGLMTAEILFDLDAGNPSSVPIMGRENVLAAVRASVADALTVHQVHAPEFEIAGDEAQVIWAVQERVVWENGTSLTAFGHYHDRWVRLDGRWRIAELRLTHLIMEFG
- a CDS encoding DUF427 domain-containing protein gives rise to the protein MTTHISPAPYTAQVWAGERMVAESDACLLLTETDHVDRLYFPEDAVRWEYLTPSPTKTVCPVEGEAVYWSLTDAEARTADVAWSYPTPLPDVAAIAGHVSFHSPALTVVVLERWPDGTTVPARFPLWGDAVDLARLIDVVPAEALTFRGPALGPTQRDVVEGGQLAAQAIVATSKALPSQRVTAVSMTFLKAASFTAPLDVDVELLRHGRTFSTAEVRISQHGVLRSAGLVLADAGAPDVMRDVDPMPSVPPPHECVPFTGFGMTGREIRVVDGAYDPDPDRVAPPRIDAWVRFRDSADEGYLRQALLAQSTTHWIIAAGMLPHKGFGEAQAHRTLSTGIMKADIAFHDEVDIEDWLLYTNHAFWSGRGLVQGDGRVYTRDGTLAASYTVQAMVRNFTRAPHEMGQDSRTAM